In Anomaloglossus baeobatrachus isolate aAnoBae1 chromosome 6, aAnoBae1.hap1, whole genome shotgun sequence, the genomic stretch TGTCCTGTTGTATCATCCGTAACTCAGACAATTTACCTGCTTGGTTGATCCCTGTTGTAAGCTTCCGCAGAGCCAGGGACtgacctggagtggtacctggctaCCACAAAGGACTAAGTGGCAGGACTGCCATTAGGAATTTCagagccccatactggcaacatttttggtcCCCAGGAGATTCCACCCAAGTTCCACCTCCATcgatcaaaccttccacagtctcaccaTTACTCTTGGAAAAacgtatacacacagacacagacacacacacacacacacacacacacagtcatggccaaaaattaGCAGTTTTGTTAGCAaaagttagcacccttgaagttgttccagaaaatgaagtatttccctcagaaaattaatacacCCCCTATACCACCCCTCTCCATATTATACCCTTTAcccaatacaccctctacactgcctctcCATAAtctcacactgcccctatgtataatatcccaccacacactgcctctctgtataatatcccccacacacacataccaaaacacacaatacctggctgtagagcctCACCGTAAAGGTAATGTAgcagtaagtcaatagagggtaggttttcgacctttgtttttgtcagccttatatgttttgtatcaataaagaagggaattttgtttacttaccgtaaattccttttcttctagctcctattgggagacccagacaattgggtgtatagcttctgcctccggaggccacacaaagtattacactttaaaaagtgtaacccctcccctctgcctatacaccctcccgtgcatcacgggctcctcagttttggtgcaaaagcaggaaagaggaaacttataaattggtctaaagctgggtttacacactgcaacatctcaaacgacatcgttgtaacgtcaccggttttgtgacgcaatagcgatgttgtttgcgatgttgcagtgtgtgaaacctatcagcgacccggcccctgctgtgaagttgtaatcgttacaaatcgttcaggaccattcctaggtcctttgtttccagctgtgcagcatgcatcgctggaaagtttcagtgtgtgaaagactttgcagagactttgtttgcaacttccctttcaaaaggctgcttatcaacgtccccaacaaccaactAGGTCGCtttgcaggtccggatcactgttgagttgttggccaggtttgcctgtttgacagctcaccagcgacttagcagagacttagggaggtcgctgttacgtcacaaaaccggtgacgttacagcgatgtcctttgcgatgttgctgtgtgtaaacccagcttaaggtaaattcaatccgaaggatgttcggagaactgaaaaccatgaaccaaaagaacaattcaacatgaacaacatgtgtacacaaaagaacaaacagcccgaagggaacaggggcgggtgctgggtctcccaataggagctagaagaaaaggaatttacggtaagtaaacaaaattcccttcttctttgtcgctccattgggagacccagataattgggacgtccaaaagcagtccctgggtgggtaaaagaatacctcgataaaaagagccgaaagtcaccccctcttacaggtgggcaaccgccgcctgaaggactcgcctacctagactggcgtctgccgaagcataggtatgcacctgatagtgtttcgtgaaagtgtgcagactagaccaggtagctgcctgacacacctgctgagccgtagcccggtgccgcaatgcccaggacgcacccacggctctggtagaatgggctttcagccccaaaggaagcggaagcccagaagaacggtaggcttcaagaatcggttccttgatccaccgagccaaggttgacttggaagcctgcgaacccttacgctggccagcgacaaggacaaagagcgcatctgaacggcgcaggggcgccgtgcgagacacgtagagccggagagctctcaccagatctaacgagtgcaaatccttttcacattggtgaactggatgagggcaaaatgaaggtaaggagatatcttgattgagatgaaaaggggataccaccttagggagaaattccgggaccggacgcagaaccaccttatcctggtgaaaaacccggaagggggctttgcatgacagcgctgccagctccgacactctacggagcgatgtaactgccactagaaatgccaccttctgcgaaagacgtgataaagagacatcccgcagcggctcgaaaggtggtttctgaagagccgttagcaccctgttaagatcccagggttctagcggacgcttgtaaggtgggactatgtggcaaactccctgcaggaacgtgcgaacctgcggaagcctggctagacgcttttgaaaaaatacggatagcgccgatacttgtcccttgagagagccgagagacaaacccttgtccattccggattgaaggaatgaaagaaaagtgggtaaggcaaagggccagggagaaaaaccattatcagagcaccaggataagaagatcctccaagacctgtgatagatcttggcggacgttggtttcctggcctgtctcatagtggcaatgacatcttgagataaccctgaggatgctaggagccaggactcaatggccacacagtcaggttgagggccgcagaattcagatggaaaaacggcccttgagacagcaagtctgggcggtctgggagcgcccacggttgacccactgtgagatgccacagatccgggtaccacgaccgcctcggccaatctggggtgacgagaatggcgcgacgacagtcggacctgatcttgcgcagcactctgggcagcatcgccagaggaggaaatacatagggcagtcgaaactgcgaccaatcctgaactaatgcgtctgccgccagagctctgtgatcttgagaccgggccatgaatgccgggactttgttgttgtgccgtgacgccatgagatcgacgtccggcgttccccagcggcgacagatctcgcgaaacacgtctgggtgaagagaccattcccccgcgtccatgccctgtcggctgagaaaatctgcttcccagttttctacgcccgggatgtgaactgcggagatggtggaagctgtggcttccacccactgcagaattcgtcggacttcctggaaggcttgacgactgcgagtgccgccttggtggttgatgtatgcgacggcagtggcgttgtccgactggatccgtatctgcctgccctccagccaccgatgaaaggccaatagggctagatacactgcccttatctccagaatattgatctgaagggatgactctatcggagtccaggttccctgagccctgtggtggagaaaaaccgccccccaccctgacaggctcgcgtccgtcgtgaccacagcccaggtggggggtaggaaggattttccctgcgatagagaattgggaaggagccaccactgaagtgacgtcttggttgcaagggaaagagagacgttcctgtcgagtgaagtcgacctcctgtcccatttgcggagaatgtcccactggagtggccgcagatggaattgcgcgaagggcactgcctccatcgctgccaccatcttccccaggaagtgcatgaggcgcctcaaggggtgtgactgacaccgaagaagagattgcacccctgcctgcagcgaaagctgcttgttcagcggtagcatgactactgctgactgagtatgaaactccatcccaaggtacgtcagtgattgggtcggtgtcaacttggatgttgggaagttgatgatccacccgaactgctggagagtcgccagagcgacggaaaggctgttttgacacgccatctgagagggtgccctgaccagaagatcgtctaagtagggaatcaccgagtggccctgagagtgtaggaccgccacaacagatgccatgaccttggtgaacacccgtggggctgtcgccaggccgaaaggcaatgccacgaactgatggtgttcgtccccgatggcgaaacgcaaaaagcgttgatgttcgggtgcgatcggcacatggagataagcatccttgatgtcgatcgatgctaggaagtctccttgtgacatcgaagcgatgacagagcggagagactccatccgaaaccgtctggtgctcacatgtctgttgagcagtttgaggtccagaacgggacggaacaagccgtccttctttggcaccacaaacaagttggagtaaaagccgcgaccatgttcctggaggggaacagggatcacaactccttctgtcttcagagcgttcaccgcctgaaaaagtgcatcggctcgctcggggggcggagatgttctgaagaaacgagtcgggggacgagagctgaactctatcctgtaaccgtgagacagaatgtctctcacccatcggtcttgaacatgtggccaccaggcgtcgcaaaagcgggagagcctgccaccgaccgaggatgcggttcggggatgccgagagtcatgaggaggccgccttggaagcagtgcctcctgcggccttttgggggcgtgacttggaccgccacacataggagttcctctggcctttctccagcctgctggacgaagaggattggggcttggcggagggacgaaaggaccgaaacctcgattgtattttccgttgctgaggtctcttaggtttggactggggtaaggaggagtcctttcccttggattccttaataatctcatccaatcgttcaccaaacaagcggtcgccagcaaacggcaaaccggttaagaacctcttggaagctgagtctgccttccattcgcgcagccacatggccctgcggactgccacagagttagcggatgccaccgctgtacggctagcagagtctaaaactgcgttcatggcgtaggaagaaaaagctgacgcctgagaagtcaaagacgcaacctgcggagcagaattacgtgtgaccgcattaatctcagccagacaagctgagatagcttgtagtgcccacacggctgcaaaggccggggcaaaagacgtgcccgtggcttcatagatggattttaccaggagctctatctgcctgtcagtggcatcctttagcgatgatccatctgcaaccgataccacagatctagccgccaatctagagactgggggatccaccttgggacattgagcccaacccttaaccacgtcagaggggaaggggtaacgtgtgtcagtaaggcgcttagtaaagcgcttgtccggaaccgctctgggcttctggacagcatctctgaagttagagtgatcgaaaaacgcactccgtgtacgtttagggaaccgaaactggtgtttctcctgctgagaagtcgactcctctaccggtggtggcgggggagagatatctaacacctggttgatggacgagataaggtcatttactatggcgtccccttcaggtgtatcaaaattgagagcaacatcagtgtcagagccctgagctgcgacgtccgcctcgtcctccagagagtcctcacgctgggaacccgagcagcgtgaagaagtcggggaagattcccagcgggcccgcttagccggtctgggactgtggtccgggccggagtcctccacgtgagacctagggcccccctgggaacgtgctgcggcgcggacagagaggggcctggaggtgaagatccaacagggcccggggcttgtgtaaggaccggtctggactgcaaagcttcaagcagcttggcagaccatttgtccatagactgagccatggattgtgagtgtctcagagagtttttcagcaaaaactgcaaactctgtccctgccgcctggacagggggagcaaggggttctacctgagccgaggggcccactagtgaccgaggctcgggttgcggaagcaaaacaggggttgagcattgctcacagtgagggtaggtggaacccgcaggtaacttagccgcacaagaggtacaggtcgcaaaataaccctgtgccttggcacccttgctccttgtggacgacatgctgttgtctcctaggagagtgatcactgagagtatatgggaagggtatacagcccgaccgaacagaaatatataaatatatatatatagtatctattccggcaccctaaggggaccagcaccgggtgaccggtgtggcttaccgaccgctaaaaagcggagtgtgtgtcctccagattccctgccttaggactcccagcgttgcagagctctttccaggaaatcctccacaggcagaatgccaaagaaatggctgccggagctctcaggggaggagtggagccgtgggcggcgttagaaaaagtgcgggaatctgaagtccccacagtgatcagtgaggggggaggaaacatacaggatgctccggccctcacagccgacgtcaggccggccgtcccgcccttacccctgatagacaggcccgggggcgggagttttgctactaggacgcaattgaagccggggactaaatttaagaccgcggccgacaaacaggcgcggtcggcgcggaagtccgccggccgtcacaaataagcagctgctgcagcgtccgggatgaaggcgctccatgcacatcccccatggggatacagagtaccttagtgatgcagggcccggtccctgaggataaataaactcttgtccgacagattcccacaggggaagATTCCCACTTctgccagagccgctaagggatggtgaaggagacggcatgaggctccggcctttgtacccgcaatgggtacctcaaccttaacagcaccgccgacttagtggggtgagaagggaacatgccgggggccccgtaggggcccacttttcttccaaccgatataactaatctgagaattcatgagtggatgtgtgcctccttccacacaaagcaaaaaactgaggagcccgtgatgcacgggagggtgtataggcagaggggaggggttacactttttaaagtgtaatactttttgtggcctccggaggcagaagctatacacccaattgtctgggtctcccaatggagcgacaaagaaagccaagtttatatataaataaaaatatatgttcccctcctggtatatatcccaatcatgggcccctcctggtatatatgtatcctcgtgtgtatatatatatatatatatatatatatatatatatgtctccttTCTAGTATATacgtccccatccttgtttatttgtccctttcctggtatgtatgtcctcctcctggtatatatatccccctcctaggCATAttttggtacatatgtccccatcctggtttctgtcatcctgatatatattatatatatatctccccatcctggtatatatgtccccatcctggtatgtatgtccccctcctgggcccatgctagtatatatgttctcatccttGTTTATctatccctttcctggtatatactgtatgtcctcctcctggtatatatgtcccccttcctgtgccattgttttgtttttttgtccccatcctggtatacatgtcccatgCTGGTggtctcctggtatatatatccccctcctgggcacattctggtatatatgtccttatcctggtttctgtccccttcatggtatatgccctcatcctggtaaatatgtcccatccagctgaagcaaggcaggggctggggtcggctGGCCTCCACCACCTCTGGGATCTCCCGCTCCCATCTTCAGGTCATCGAGCGCTTACCTGTCACCGCTGGCTGCCGCAATATCGCCAAATCTGTGGTTTTGGTACTTGCAGCAGTGTAATGCGGTTGcaaagtgatgacctcatcacgctgctgcacgctgAGCTGTGAGATGACGCGCCGGCACCCTGCTCTGCCACACTGATCATGCCTCCAGCACATGGCTGAtttacatgcaaattagccatataTAAAGGCCGAAGCGACACGGCTAAGTCGCTAAAGCTAAGTACTTACCTACAGGCCCCCCTCGTCacctgggccccatacaccagtcatggttgttatGCCCTGATACCAGCCCTGCTAAGTAGAATCGCACAGAACTAAATCGGTCAGGAGGAATTATgacacactacaaaatctgagCAATCTGCCCCAGGGAcaatgagggcaccaggcctctgatcttacatggatattaGACAATtagactttcacaccactaatataAGCTTATTAAAAATTCTCTCTGTAAGCTCAGTGATTGTTTATTTAAATATCCATTTATTATACCATTCTTCTTCTgccctgtttgtgcatatatttgtgtttcttcagatactttgttataccatgcctggtgAAGAGACCTAATAAGTCTTGAaaccttgctttgtaacatcatatattttatttttgttagccattaaaaaggtatcacaactataagattattattttgtttttcccactgagagcaatcaatctttcttcagaggcagacaaggaaaatcAAGCAACAAAGCTGGATAGTAGTGCTCGGAATGAGTCAGTGTATAGCAGATCTTGCACTATGTGGAGCCTACTTTACTGTAAGCTAtgttctgtaaggctatgtgtgcacagtgcgtttttcgcagcgtttttgcgcgttttttgggtgcgtttttgccctcaaaactgcaggactttgcttccccagcaaaatctatgagttttcatttttgctgtccgcacacatctgttttttttacctgcgtttgagttaaaaaaaaaaaaaatggacatgtcagttctttcctgcgttttccccccatgcaatgcattggaaaaacgcagcaaaacgcagagatcaaaaacgcagcaaaacgcagccaaaaatgcaccaaatcgcggcaaaaacgcatgcgttttttgatgcgttttttcaacgcatgtgcgtctgtgcgtttttagcggccaaaaacgcacaaaaacgcagcgtcaaaaagatgcagtgtgcgaacctagccttaatgtGATAGCAGCTATACTACAGCATGTGACCTCCCAGCAGTTCCTCCACGGGTTCTCTTTATTTCTGATGCTAATAAATCCCAAGAATCCCGCCATTCAGTGCGGCAGACCTGCTGACTGTGCAGCACGCTTGTTCATCAGTACGTGTTTTACTCCCTCCTGCCAGTTCTTGTACAGATCCGTGACTCCGCTCTCATCTTATGCACTTTCTTCAGTCTCACACTTATATATAGGCTGATTTTTAAAGAGTAAAAATGCACTTTAGGTATGTACACCACAGACCCTTACACTGTACTATACCCAGGGTATGTGATTTTATACTTTAGATGGTCTTCCGATATATCAAAGAATGAAAACTATTAAATGCTTTCATTTTGTTAAACCTTTTGCCTCTTCAATGTAAGCTAAAAGTGCCAAGATTATGGGATATTAGGCATTGAATTTTATTAATAGGAACTTTATGATGGGTGAGAAAAAGTGAACAGAGTGAAAATTGTCATAACATTAATTCCCAGAACTCAAGGCTCTAACTTCCAAGATGCTTTGTGTGCCTTCCTTGTGCTACTAGTTTCCCCGTCTCTTTATTAACCAGGTCCACAGTTGCGAATGCCAGCGTTCTTCCTTGCTTTAATACTTGCGCAGTAATCAGAACAGATTCTCCAAGTTTGGCAGCATTCATATACCTTTAAGAGAGGAGGAGAAATGTTAGTGATTATTTTTTTTAGCGGTTTTAAAAATACTTAGCTAATAAACAACAATCTTTGCAGAGTCCTCTTCCCACAACCTCGCTTGTGATGTCTCAAGAGTGTTTGTTGGTCTGAAAATCATGGAAACAAGAAAACCCCTAAGTGAATCAGCCTTAATGGGAAGGTGCCGCAGTTGTAGCTTTTGTATTAATGATTACTGAtttggaatcaattatttttaataaaaactaAACAATTTTAATTTTGTGTTTAAATCTATTTTTAcacaaacactgggggctgccatcttggatttgcagtgTGTAAATATGAAAGTCCCTGTGCATAAGAGATGATAGTCAGGATCCCACCCCATCTCCTGCACTGTGTCTGCTTCCTGCTGTGACCTGAACATGCACCGTGGGCTGTCCAGAAAAAAGGTCTGGGAGGGAACCACAGCCATTTTTGTGAAATCCACAGCATAtactgtgtgctccactttccccctgaGTATGGGGTCGATGGTGAGCGGGGATCTGAAGCCTGGTATGGTACtacagatgtcacactgcgatcACCACTCCCCCCACGTATGTAACTCACCTTGGACCTTTGCTCCTGGCAGTTCCTCCTATCACTGCTCTTTgcgctgacaggaggaactaccgagacaccaggctgacaggaggagctgacaggagcggaggtCCAAGGTGAGTTATATACAGTGGGGGGGGGTGGGCTTTGAGTGGTGATCGCAGCGTGATATCTACTGTATAGTACAATACTAGACTGCAGATCACCGTCGCTCCTCGCCCGACAGGAGCAGCTGCTGGGGTCGGaggtggcacagtaatatggtggcacagtatatggggcatagtAATATGGAGGCagagtatacagtggagcactatgccagccaTCCAGTGACTCCACAGTTCAGGATTacattgcagtcaccaacaaaatggctccacactgatAGTaaacttatccttttggaaacacccagaagtggAGGTGGCGGTGTGACATCCCTCacatgagagcagattctgcccacttttactgtaattgtacagtaggatttcagcagctgctcccccttgtgtttgagagtggaaaatatcaatcttttttaaaaaaaaaaatttatattttgCGCAACTAGAAACAAATGATAgtattaaacaaaacattaatagtttacattttttcagttattgaaaaaaaaaaaattgttaatgacaccttccctttaaacacATTTACATTGTAATCATGGTCTCTACACAATATGAATATTCATGGCAATTATCACTGAATATCTAACAATGCTTTGTCACAAGTTACCTGCTCCGTGACCCTTGTCTTAGATTTCTCATATTCTCTCAAAAGAACAGGGACTTTGCCCAGGTTAAAAAGAGTTAGAAAGAAGTCCCAGCACTGAAGTTCCTAAAGCTTGTTATTTACTTACGATCTGCTTTTTCAGTGCCAACAAGACAGATGCATCAATGAGTTTTAACCCGACTTTTGAAACCAAAAAGCATTATGAAGATCTGCGAGTGGTCTTGTTGCTATACTGCATATCACATCCTTGTCCATGAGAACCACTGAAACTTACAGAGCATCGACTGATCTACTTGACTATAGAGTTAACAAGGTAGTCTGGGCTTATGTTATTGATGAGCTCACCTTGGGATCGgtgatcaatatcagattggtgccaTCTGAACGGATTGGACTGTCAGGTGTTGAACACCCACCATCCCGATATTGATAACCTATGCCAAGGAGAGGTCACCGAGATCTTAAGCCCAGAGAACCCCATTATCAACTATTTTTCCTCATTAAAATGCCAAGGTTGGAGAATGGTTAAGTGTGttttgtggagaccaaaaaaagTGATCAATTGTGACCCCTAGAGTGGACCCACTCAAATTATGACAGAAGTGCATTGGATTTAAAAGGACTTGGAAATATGAAGGAGTGACTGTTTTATCTCTCAAAAAAAATCTGTGTAAAACCAGTGTCAGGGCTTACACGCTCATATATTACCACTTATTTTTCGTAGTTTTTTTCAACTGTATTGGTACAACACAACATCTCTTAGATGTGTATGAACCTGCCAAGTTATTACAGCGGCAATTTCTCTGCGTAGGCGTGAGATTTTGCCCATCGATGTGAATGAAGCTGGTGACGTCATCCACATTGCcaggcaaaatcttgcgcctgcgcagagaacttgcTGGTTTGCGCAGGCTCACCTATGTTTTTGGCTTTGCCCGCAATAGTgcagagtgaagtgcgcctgcgcaagccgagaatatggagattttgccggCCTATGTGGATAGTGTCTGAGGCATCATCCATgtgaatcagcacaggaggagggcgaaaggagggacaggaggtgcgGAGTAGTAAGCCCATCGGATCGGACTGGACAATTGACATACAGGGCGGgaaattttataaaggtatttttggggtctacagggggtaacgtgcacctttagagaatgcagcacaggcactgcttaaggtgctagttttagtttagaaggccaaaatctggtgacaagttccattTAAGATAAACATCAGAGCACATGATTAATCATAGTTATCCACAGTGTGGTCTTGCCCTGAGGAGGACCAGGTAACTCAAGACCATACGCACCTCCCCCAACTCACGTTTTGGGAAACACCAGTAAAATGAGACACTGACCAAAAACAAGGACTAGAACCCTCAAGTAATGTACATCGCACATTTATTTCTATAGAAGTAGAgaacttaataaaaaaaacaagcaaCCACACTCACGTGATGTTCATGTCCACACTGACTCCGGGAGCTCCTCTTTCCGTGTGTATCAAGGCAACTGTAGAAACCGTGTCAACCAAGGTAGCCGTGAGGCCGCCATGCATCGTGCCAGCACGATTCGTGTGCTCCTCATCCACTTTCAGCTCACAAACAACTTTACCAGGACTTGCAGACACAAGCTGGAGCTGAGGAAACGCAGAAGCAACACAATATAGTTTATTCACAAAAAGGATGATCTGATTTCCTTCAAGTGCTGCTTTAGGCATCTGTAATCTGCCCGATGTAGTGCCCAATG encodes the following:
- the ACOT13 gene encoding acyl-coenzyme A thioesterase 13; the encoded protein is MSALSTSTLRSIMKVLGEGSGFDRVLSKLQLVSASPGKVVCELKVDEEHTNRAGTMHGGLTATLVDTVSTVALIHTERGAPGVSVDMNITYMNAAKLGESVLITAQVLKQGRTLAFATVDLVNKETGKLVAQGRHTKHLGS